DNA from Candidatus Hydrogenedentota bacterium:
GAATTGCCGCGGCGCGACGCGCCGGTCAGCCATGGAAGGCGTGGTCGAAGTCCTTCCAGACCGGGTCGTATCCGGCCCGTCGGATGGCCGCGACAACTTCCTCGGGTCCGCGCCGGTCTTCTATTTCGAACTGTTCCAGCGCCAGCGCGCCGCGGTCCGTGTAACCGCCGGGCCTGGTCGAACTGCCGGCGCTCATGTGCGTGACGCCGAGCGGGATGAGCCGGTCGCGGAACGCCGCGGGCTCGCGCGTCGATAGGTTGAAGCCCGCTTCTGGCAAGAACAGGCGCATCGCTGCGATGAGCTGCACGTATTCGGCGTCCGTGACCGGATGGTCCACGTGAAAGCGCGCGGGCGTGTGCCGTAACCGCGGGAAGGATAGCGCCACGGTGCTCTGCCAACACGTCCTCTGCAAATACCGCGCATGCAGCGCGAGCCAGATCGCATCCACGCGCCAGTCCGCGAGCCCGAGGAGCACGCCTATGCTTAATCTGCGCACGCCCGCAAGACCGGCGCGCTCGATGGCATCGAGCCGGTAATCATAGTCGGCCTTGTGGCCCTCCAGATGCACGTGCGCGTACACCTCGCGATCGTACGTTTCCATGTAGAGCGTAACGCCTTCCAGGCCCAGCCCGGCCAGCCGCTCATAATCCGGCGCGTCGAGCGAATACACCTCGACGGCCACGGAATGAAAGTATTCTCGCGCGACGGCCACCGCCTCGGCGAGGTCGTCTACGGTCACCGCTTTGGGCGCTTCGCCCGTCAAGAGCAGAATGCTCTGGAACCCGCGCGCGGCGAGGGTCTCGCATTCGCGCCGGATTTCGCCAGGTTTCAGCGTGAGCCGCTTGTCCTTCATGCCTGACCGGAATGAAAAGCCGCAATAGACGCAATCCGCCGCGCAAAGATTCGAGAGGTACAGCGGCGCGTAGAGGCTGATCGTCCGCCCGAAATGCCACCGGGTCAGCCGTTGTGCTTCCCGGGCCATGCGTTCGAGATAAGGGCGTGCATGAGGGGAGAGCAAGGCGGCCAAATCGCCCGGCGCGCGGTCTTCCCGCGTGAGAGCTGCTTCGACGTCCGCCGCGGTGACGCAGTCAAGCAGGTGCCGCAG
Protein-coding regions in this window:
- the thiH gene encoding 2-iminoacetate synthase ThiH, coding for MSFKPVKDAWPRARLRHLLDCVTAADVEAALTREDRAPGDLAALLSPHARPYLERMAREAQRLTRWHFGRTISLYAPLYLSNLCAADCVYCGFSFRSGMKDKRLTLKPGEIRRECETLAARGFQSILLLTGEAPKAVTVDDLAEAVAVAREYFHSVAVEVYSLDAPDYERLAGLGLEGVTLYMETYDREVYAHVHLEGHKADYDYRLDAIERAGLAGVRRLSIGVLLGLADWRVDAIWLALHARYLQRTCWQSTVALSFPRLRHTPARFHVDHPVTDAEYVQLIAAMRLFLPEAGFNLSTREPAAFRDRLIPLGVTHMSAGSSTRPGGYTDRGALALEQFEIEDRRGPEEVVAAIRRAGYDPVWKDFDHAFHG